One Corynebacterium appendicis CIP 107643 DNA window includes the following coding sequences:
- a CDS encoding chorismate mutase — translation MSVDNSDIRHPSGTDDPLSNEEIQAYREEIDGLDRVILDAVKRRSEISSAIGKTRMGSGGTRLVHTREVAIINQFRDELGEEGPNLAAILLRLGRGKLG, via the coding sequence ATGAGCGTGGATAACAGCGATATCAGGCACCCGTCCGGCACCGACGACCCGTTGTCCAACGAGGAAATCCAGGCCTACCGTGAAGAAATCGACGGCCTCGACCGCGTCATCCTCGACGCCGTGAAGCGCCGCTCCGAAATCTCCTCCGCCATTGGCAAGACCCGCATGGGTTCCGGTGGTACGCGCCTGGTCCACACCCGCGAGGTGGCCATCATCAACCAGTTCCGCGACGAGCTCGGAGAGGAAGGCCCCAACCTCGCCGCAATTCTGCTGCGGCTCGGCCGGGGCAAGCTGGGTTAG
- a CDS encoding antibiotic biosynthesis monooxygenase family protein produces the protein MSIVKINAITVPEGAGEQLEQRFQARKHAIDTQPGFEGFQLLRPVKGEDRYFVVTRWADEESYKDWWAGEGKSAHGHKEGEESRKPVASGAELLEFEVVLDSLEQD, from the coding sequence ATGAGCATCGTTAAGATTAACGCAATCACCGTCCCCGAAGGCGCCGGCGAACAGCTCGAGCAGCGCTTCCAAGCACGCAAGCACGCCATCGATACCCAGCCCGGTTTCGAGGGCTTTCAGCTCCTTCGACCGGTGAAGGGAGAGGACCGCTACTTCGTGGTCACACGCTGGGCCGACGAGGAGTCCTACAAGGACTGGTGGGCCGGCGAAGGCAAGTCCGCCCACGGCCACAAAGAGGGTGAAGAGTCCCGCAAGCCGGTCGCATCCGGCGCCGAGCTCCTCGAATTCGAGGTCGTGCTTGACTCCCTCGAGCAGGACTAG